The DNA window GCAGACATGTTGATCACGACCAATTTCTCAGCTGTtgcattaattgatatttaGTATCATTGTATTACAGTTTAATAAgtcatatttacctttaaaccACTGAATACTTACATatgatacaattatttaatgcttgagcagtcaatagacccgaatattttttcccgagggcaatagatcatattACTGAGTTTTTCCCTGCACCAATGGAAAAAGTtcgggtctattgactgttcaggcattaaataattgttttattacctaattccgttTTTAGAATTTTGTGTTCACAATTATAAATTACAGAAGGTTTTCATACTGTAATGCATTCAGGTCATTGTTAATCTAATACTTAGATGAcctaaaagataaatttaaagaacaatagtaaaataaacataacaagaatagaattccttggtcccccgccggtcaagcagtatactagtatcgagtctatcgaccaaggctgatttaggaacttgaccaaggtattagtggtataaacatttggtataaatttaataaaaatcagtcaaaatttgtaagcatgagagcgcttacaaggtcaatttttgtataaaacggagtcattataatggtcaaagtcccataactccaacaaaaagtatcgacaaatgctgattttcgtacttgaccaaggtattagtggtataaacatttggtgtaaatttaataaaaatccgtcaaaattagTAGGCaagagagcgcttacaaggtcaatttttggataaaacggagtcattattgtggtcaaagtcccataactccaacaaaaagtatcgacaaatgctgattttcgaacttgaccaaggtattagtggtataaacatttggtataaatttaataaaaatccgtcaaaatttgtaggcatgagagcgcttacaaggtcaatttttggataaaacggagtcattattgtggtcaaagtctcATAACTCTAACAAAatgtatcgaccaatgctgattttcgaatttgaccaaggtattagtggtataaacattggtataaatttaatgaaaatccgtcaaaatttgtaggcatgagagcgcttacaaaaaagtgacGGACGGACACGGaccacggacggacgcccggcatttctatgtccccgctctgcgttgcggcgggggacaataaAGTTACTTTTTAATCTTGTAGcaatattatactttttttctaaaatacgtTGCCAGTCCAATAGATCGCACTAGTCTATTGACtagcggtccaatagatcacagtctattgaccggcggtctaatagattgCACGGCAGTTCAATAAATCACTTTCAAACCtgaatacacatacaaaatagacaaaaatatttaatctataataaaacaacaaagtCCCTTTGATTAATAggtaataatatgaaatatacataATATTCAAATTGATGAAAAGTTAGTCTTACCAAACAGTAGAGGTTTTGCAAATTTGGGGAACTCATCCTTTCTGTGCAGGGATTTATGCAAACTTAGCATAGATTTGTAAAGCTGCTTAAAGTCATTGTATCTCTTCCATGCCACAACCTGAAAAGTATTCCAAAACTGCATGAGTATTTAGTAAAATGTTAGATATAACAAGTTcaacagaaaaaatagaaatactACCTctacgataagaaaaaaatatcatgttatTTATTTCTCTGATTGCGATTGTTCAAAATCTCGTGATATCTCATAATTTCTGGTTTTCAATTTTCACAATTCATTTATCTTCCAAAATAAAGAGGGCAAGACACAAGGATATCCTGATTTTAACCGCAGAGTTAAAACTAAATTTCCCCAGATAAATTATGAAGGTCCCCAGATGTGACAGAGGTGTCAGTCGAATTATCAAGCCAAACCTTATCTCTGCCAAGGTTATATACATGATCaactgaattaaaaataaacaattgaaGAATATACCTCAGTCAGGCTCTCGGGAGATCTGATAGTGAAGACCTAATGGAAGAAAAATAGCTACACATTAATCAATGTGGACTAACAGTTAGAAGtattatcattttcattgtAACTTAGGTATGCTAGGCGTTTAAAATTCACGAGAATTCTACATGTCGTCACTAAAAATCTGACAGCAGTCACCTGACGAACACCAAGACTGGTATAACAACAGCTGTATTCTATCCAATACAAGATCAGATGTAAAAGATACCAACCCTACATGTTACTTTGTAGATAGTGAATCCGTTGGGGTGCAATGTTGGGTCGGCTACATTAAAGGaccatattttttctttggatttggAGTTTGCATTACCTCGGCCTGCCATCGTCCATCTTTATCTGAAATGTCGTAAACAGAATTAAATTGATATGTTTTttaatactttgaaaaaatatatttccttaaaTAAGGaaagtatgaaaaaattaaCGACATGAAAATGtagattatatattaaaaaaaatagatatgcATTTCGCATAGGCCTATGTCGTAAACGTGTCTAATTTCCGGCAGTTAGTCATTTTCTGTTAGAGTTGCATGGTGATTTGACAACTATTGAACAAATACACGATGGGTTTATTAACtatcttgaaaaaaatgaaacagaagGAAAAGGAAGTTAGATTATTAATGCTGTATCCTTTGATAAATGTATAGTGGTcgtaatatttgatttatttttttaatttgtatgatAATGATAGTCCAGAATGCGTGCATGATATTACCGGTATTCATCGATCAAATCATCTTGTACGTTTTATAAATTTGTAGATTTTCGACCACTGAGAGAATATTGCTATATGTGTCTTTTCTAATTATAATGTTTTACCATTCCTTAACTTTGTTAAGAGGATTGGATAATGCAGGGAAAACCACAATTTTGAAGAAGTTTAATGGTGAAGATATTGATACAATTTCACCAACCCTAGGCTTTAACATTAAAACTTTAGAACACAGAGGGTAAGAGAATTGTGAGATATACTGCAATAGCACAAATGTTTTACAGAAGCGGGATAAAGCTGAATATGTACAATGTTCATGAAATGTATGTGTGcattcaaaaatcattttgtagATACCTTTACTAAATGTATTCAAAGAAGTATCATATAGggccttaaaaaaaaattgtgtgtttagggtaacactgatgaaaaaattaggttagttaggtagggatttttttttattttatcatattttttttgtatgaatcctaagaatgtttgtttgtttcatatttaaaaacgtattttttattggaaataagataaaattcacaatcggataaaatcagacatctaaaaatggaaggatcgggccatttttgtaggttaccggtaggtcgggttacccgaaacacacaactttttttttaggcctaggCTCTATAGAGAGTTCGAATTATATGTACCAGCTAGTACATGTCATGACATTTTGATGCTACTTTACCTTTTACCAGAGTCAGATTTTCAAAACACGACGATCAAATCAACATACATTATGagatattgtacatgtatacttagtCTAGTTGTTTGAAAGATAACAACTATTTATAAAACTGAAAGTGATGATTTATTATAatggttgtttttgttttacttgtCATTGATAGAGAGCCTttctatttgaaatataattgaCTGTGGCTAAAGTAGCAACTCTGGGTGGTATCACATAATAGTCATTTTCCAATTTGTTTTTGACTCAGCTGATGCTTGGTCCAGCAGAGTTTATAGAATAGAAAAGCATTTGCAATAATGGAGTATGAGGTTACATATTGAAATGATTCAAGTCACACTAAACAGATTTAATATTAAACAAACATGAACTAAtcttattttcttaattatgatttgttttgtctttccaCTAGGTTCAAGTTAAATATTTGGGATGTAGGTGGCCAGAAGTCACTAAGGTCTTACTGGAGAAATTATTTTGAGAGCACAGATGGCTTGATATGGGTAGTAGACTGTGCAGACAGAATGAGGCTCCAGGACTGTAAGCATGAACTCCAGAATCTACTGGTGGAGGAGGTAATTCTTTATACCAGTATCATGTATCACTGACTGTACCAATAACTTTAACAGGACACATTGTCACAAGTTAATGATGCTCTTCAGATATTATCAGGTACTGTTAgcgtagtacatgtatatttaacgtgtACGATATATGgcagaaattgatttttaaacatgttagcATGGACTTGaatcagctttttttttttaaatgtatctaTTATTATGCGTataccatacatgtatgtatggcatttagccatgtacatgtacctgattTAGAAAAAACTTCTTTCCTCCAAAACCGCTTAATAGAAtgcacagccaaatgtaatatgtttacagtagtCCTACAATATTGGTCAAAAGTTATTGAATGATGCCCCAAAAAGTCCTTGAAAAGTCACCTTGTGGGTTATTCATTTGAGAGACAATCTTTTCTCTTACAAGAATTTTATTTGCTTTAATTTAATATGGAGCTAAATTGTCATTCTCTGGACAACAACATATTAACATCCACAAATTTGTATCTTTTTGTTGGACTGTTAAGACTAATGGTCTGCTGAATTGGTTCTTGTTTCATTTTAGAGGTTAGCAGGAGCTACGTTGCTGGTGTTTGCAAACAAACAAGATTTACCAGGGGCATTGCCTGCAGAAAAAATCAGAGAGGTACTGGCATACTTAATTTTTAGTGAAAGATGAGCACTGTGCACTGCCTGGCAGATTTATTTCCCCAATCATAAATAGgcttttttataaagttttaataaGTTAAAGTTCAGActgctcaaaatattgaacttttctggttttagctcacctgagctgaaagctcaagtgagcttttgtGATCACTTTTTGGCCGGCGTCTGTCTTTTCGTCAGTCTGTAAacgttttacatttttgacttcttctctagaaccacttggccaatttcaaccaaacatgGCACAAATCATAATTAAATGAAGAGGACgtaagtttgttaaaatgaagggagataattaagaattattaaaaatttgttggtttctgtaaaaaatcttctcaaaaactaattggCGAGAAAAGTTGTATTTTGCATGGAAAGCATCTT is part of the Crassostrea angulata isolate pt1a10 chromosome 3, ASM2561291v2, whole genome shotgun sequence genome and encodes:
- the LOC128178754 gene encoding ADP-ribosylation factor-like protein 2, which produces MGLLTILKKMKQKEKEVRLLMLGLDNAGKTTILKKFNGEDIDTISPTLGFNIKTLEHRGFKLNIWDVGGQKSLRSYWRNYFESTDGLIWVVDCADRMRLQDCKHELQNLLVEERLAGATLLVFANKQDLPGALPAEKIRELLDLDSIKTHHWLILGCSAVTGDNLLKGIDWVIDDIASRIFTMD